A single Curtobacterium sp. MCSS17_015 DNA region contains:
- a CDS encoding M23 family metallopeptidase, whose amino-acid sequence MSRSVVTAPRPRSAPTGRRRLLATGLAIAGLIGTLVLDAPAAQAATYPSWDDVVAARGKESAKQSQIVEIRGIISGLSEEVDSARAEAERLGAAFEAAQRKALRAAEKEQSLREDAEDHAEVAEASAAQAGRFAAQMARSGGADVTTSVLTGGEDARDLLYDLGALSKLSEQAERVETAATNDASVARSLTDQADRAALALEDLAQAAQDRMSEAQAASDRAQAAYDEQEANKSRLEAQLASLTSGRATTEAQYEKGERIRKAEEERRRKALEAELARQQREQAAAAAAAANQGGGGGGGAPVSSGGGAAPGSGSGSGWVRPAGGWITSGYGVRVNPVSGVVRMHDGIDLGSGCSTAIVAASSGTVDYVGPYGGYGNYVRIDHGGGVKTAYGHIVNGGFRVSPGQQVSAGTLIALVGSTGNSTGCHLHFETHVGGGTVDPVSFMGARGVGF is encoded by the coding sequence ATGTCTCGCTCCGTGGTCACCGCTCCCCGTCCCCGCTCCGCGCCGACGGGCCGACGGCGCCTGCTCGCCACCGGGTTGGCGATCGCCGGCCTCATCGGCACGCTGGTCCTCGACGCGCCCGCCGCACAGGCCGCCACCTACCCCTCGTGGGACGACGTGGTCGCGGCCCGCGGCAAGGAGTCCGCCAAGCAGTCCCAGATCGTCGAGATCCGCGGCATCATCTCCGGCCTGTCGGAAGAGGTCGACTCCGCGCGTGCCGAAGCCGAGCGTCTCGGCGCCGCGTTCGAAGCCGCTCAGCGGAAGGCCCTGCGTGCTGCGGAGAAGGAACAGTCCCTGCGGGAGGACGCCGAGGACCACGCCGAGGTCGCCGAGGCCAGTGCCGCGCAGGCCGGTCGGTTCGCCGCGCAGATGGCCCGCTCCGGTGGGGCCGACGTCACCACGAGCGTGCTCACCGGTGGCGAGGATGCCCGCGACCTGCTCTACGACCTCGGCGCGCTGAGCAAGCTCTCCGAGCAGGCCGAGCGCGTCGAGACCGCGGCCACGAACGACGCCTCCGTCGCCCGCTCGCTGACCGACCAGGCCGACCGCGCGGCCCTCGCGCTCGAGGACCTCGCCCAGGCCGCACAGGACCGGATGAGCGAGGCGCAGGCAGCGTCCGACCGCGCCCAGGCCGCCTACGACGAACAAGAGGCGAACAAGTCCCGCCTGGAGGCGCAGCTCGCGTCCCTGACGTCGGGTCGCGCCACCACCGAGGCCCAGTACGAGAAGGGCGAGCGGATCCGCAAGGCGGAGGAGGAGCGTCGACGCAAGGCCCTCGAAGCCGAACTGGCACGCCAGCAGCGCGAGCAGGCCGCAGCGGCCGCAGCCGCCGCGAACCAGGGAGGTGGCGGTGGCGGCGGTGCCCCGGTCAGCTCCGGTGGTGGAGCCGCCCCCGGCAGCGGCTCGGGTTCCGGGTGGGTCCGACCGGCCGGTGGTTGGATCACCAGCGGGTACGGCGTCCGCGTGAACCCGGTCTCCGGCGTGGTCCGCATGCACGACGGCATCGACCTCGGCAGTGGCTGCTCGACCGCCATCGTCGCGGCGTCCTCCGGCACGGTCGACTACGTCGGGCCCTACGGCGGGTACGGCAACTACGTGCGGATCGACCACGGCGGCGGCGTGAAGACCGCGTACGGGCACATCGTCAACGGTGGCTTCCGGGTCTCCCCCGGTCAGCAGGTCAGCGCGGGGACGCTCATCGCCCTCGTCGGCTCGACGGGCAACTCGACCGGGTGCCACCTGCACTTCGAGACGCACGTCGGCGGCGGCACCGTGGACCCGGTGTCGTTCATGGGCGCCCGCGGCGTCGGCTTCTAG
- the pyrE gene encoding orotate phosphoribosyltransferase translates to MTHAREQLIEHIKADAVFHGDFTLTSGKQASYYIDLRKVSLDHRVAPLIGQVMTDLIADVADVDAVGGLTMGADPIASAVLHQAAARGLAYDAFVVRKEPKDHGRGRQVEGPDVRGKRVVVLEDTSTTGGSPLKAAEALEREGAVIAAVAVVVDRDTGAKERIEAAGYPYLAAIGLADLGLSA, encoded by the coding sequence GTGACCCACGCGCGCGAGCAGTTGATCGAGCACATCAAGGCCGATGCGGTCTTCCACGGCGACTTCACGCTGACCAGCGGGAAGCAGGCGTCGTACTACATCGACCTCCGCAAGGTGAGCCTCGACCACCGCGTCGCCCCCCTCATCGGCCAGGTCATGACCGACCTCATCGCGGACGTTGCCGACGTCGACGCCGTCGGCGGTCTCACCATGGGCGCCGACCCGATCGCGAGCGCCGTGCTGCACCAGGCAGCCGCCCGCGGCCTCGCGTACGACGCCTTCGTCGTGCGCAAGGAGCCGAAGGACCACGGCCGTGGCCGGCAGGTCGAGGGGCCCGACGTGCGCGGCAAGCGCGTCGTCGTGCTCGAGGACACCTCCACCACCGGCGGATCGCCGCTCAAGGCCGCCGAGGCGCTCGAGCGCGAGGGCGCCGTCATCGCCGCCGTCGCCGTCGTCGTCGACCGGGACACCGGCGCGAAGGAACGGATCGAGGCGGCGGGGTACCCGTACCTCGCGGCGATCGGGCTGGCCGACCTGGGGCTGTCCGCGTGA
- a CDS encoding HEAT repeat domain-containing protein, whose amino-acid sequence MPTLASYLTDPRPTVRLRAVMAAGTTPSVDELDTLVAQCAVEPDLQVREMLTWALVRLPAEVVVPRLLPELERPEAQARSQALHTLSKIRDGSVYRHVADRLSDVDPGVARTAWRAAVLLAPESERPELAKTLAVQLGHGDAETRSALSRALAGLGAEVAGPVLAAGADHRNEAVREHASETSRLLEDPDAGSALALARARREVALGRTRSAKG is encoded by the coding sequence ATGCCGACGCTCGCCTCGTACCTGACCGATCCCCGTCCCACCGTGCGCCTCCGTGCCGTGATGGCCGCCGGGACCACCCCCTCCGTCGACGAGCTCGACACCCTCGTCGCGCAGTGCGCCGTCGAGCCGGACCTCCAGGTGCGCGAGATGCTCACCTGGGCCCTGGTGCGCTTGCCGGCCGAGGTCGTCGTGCCGCGGCTGCTCCCCGAACTCGAGCGTCCGGAGGCGCAGGCGCGGAGCCAGGCGCTGCACACCCTGTCGAAGATCCGCGACGGCTCGGTGTACCGGCACGTCGCCGACCGGCTGTCCGACGTCGACCCGGGTGTCGCCCGGACCGCCTGGCGTGCCGCGGTGCTGCTCGCGCCCGAGTCCGAACGACCCGAGCTCGCGAAGACGCTCGCCGTGCAGCTCGGCCACGGGGACGCGGAGACCCGGTCGGCGTTGAGCCGGGCGCTCGCCGGACTCGGGGCCGAGGTCGCGGGGCCCGTCCTCGCCGCCGGGGCGGACCACCGGAACGAGGCCGTCCGCGAGCACGCGTCCGAGACCTCCCGGCTGCTCGAGGACCCGGACGCTGGCTCGGCGCTGGCGCTCGCGCGGGCCCGCCGCGAGGTCGCCCTCGGCCGGACCCGGTCCGCGAAGGGCTGA
- a CDS encoding metal-dependent transcriptional regulator, translating into MRLPSLSTMAEDYVKLVWKAGERGSGGMATRDIAAALHVSASTVSGNLRKLDRDGLIEHTPYRGVVLTPLGQQAAVAMVRRHRLIETFLVERLGYSWDEVHTEAEALEHAVSETFLDRVDADLGHPTHDPHGDPIPSAAGVVPDAPGALLGTVDPGVCGTVGRVSDDDPALLRYFDELGVGLGTHLRVERVRDYAGVVAVTRRDAGGAEAPLDLPAAAATAIWLTPDAPH; encoded by the coding sequence ATGCGCCTGCCCTCGCTCAGCACGATGGCGGAGGACTACGTCAAGCTCGTCTGGAAGGCGGGTGAACGCGGCAGCGGCGGCATGGCCACGCGGGACATCGCAGCAGCCCTGCACGTGTCGGCGTCGACGGTGTCGGGGAACCTCCGGAAGCTCGACCGTGACGGCCTCATCGAGCACACCCCGTACCGCGGTGTCGTGCTCACCCCGCTCGGGCAGCAGGCGGCGGTGGCGATGGTCCGGCGGCACCGCCTCATCGAGACGTTCCTGGTCGAGCGGCTCGGGTACTCGTGGGACGAGGTGCACACCGAGGCCGAGGCACTCGAGCACGCGGTGTCGGAGACGTTCCTCGACCGGGTGGACGCCGACCTCGGCCACCCGACGCACGACCCGCACGGCGACCCGATCCCGAGCGCGGCCGGCGTCGTGCCGGACGCCCCCGGAGCCCTGCTCGGCACGGTCGACCCCGGCGTCTGCGGGACCGTCGGTCGGGTGTCGGACGACGACCCGGCGCTGCTGCGGTACTTCGACGAGCTCGGGGTCGGACTCGGGACGCACCTACGCGTCGAACGCGTGCGGGACTACGCCGGCGTCGTGGCCGTCACGCGTCGGGACGCCGGCGGGGCGGAGGCGCCCCTGGACCTCCCGGCCGCGGCCGCGACGGCCATCTGGCTGACGCCCGACGCACCGCACTGA
- a CDS encoding HAD-IIA family hydrolase, producing MASRDEVECWLTDMDGVLVHENQALPGAPELIRQWQDQGTEFLVLTNNSIFTPRDLSARLRQSGLHVPEERIWTSALATADFCASQMPDGSAFVIGEAGMTTALHEAGFIMTETAPDYVVVGETRNYSFEAITKAVRLIRDGARFIVTNPDATGPSAEGVLPATGAIAAMIEKATGKQPYVVGKPNPMMFRSAMNRIGAHSENTGMIGDRMDTDVQAGIEAGLHTVLVMTGISDQAEIDKYPFRPSEVIAGVHELLHTEPYEVEI from the coding sequence ATGGCATCCCGCGACGAGGTCGAGTGCTGGCTGACCGACATGGACGGCGTGCTCGTCCACGAGAACCAGGCGCTCCCCGGCGCCCCGGAGTTGATCCGCCAGTGGCAGGACCAGGGCACCGAGTTCCTCGTCCTCACGAACAACTCGATCTTCACGCCGCGCGACCTCAGCGCCCGACTCCGCCAGTCAGGGCTGCACGTCCCCGAGGAGCGGATCTGGACCTCGGCCCTCGCCACCGCCGACTTCTGCGCGTCGCAGATGCCGGACGGCTCCGCGTTCGTGATCGGCGAGGCCGGCATGACGACCGCCCTGCACGAAGCGGGGTTCATCATGACCGAGACCGCACCGGACTACGTCGTCGTCGGCGAGACCCGGAACTACTCGTTCGAGGCGATCACCAAGGCCGTCCGCCTCATCCGCGACGGCGCCCGCTTCATCGTCACGAACCCCGACGCCACCGGCCCGAGCGCCGAGGGCGTCCTGCCCGCGACCGGCGCGATCGCGGCGATGATCGAGAAGGCGACCGGCAAGCAGCCGTACGTCGTCGGCAAACCGAACCCGATGATGTTCCGCTCGGCGATGAACCGCATCGGCGCGCACTCCGAGAACACCGGCATGATCGGCGACCGGATGGACACCGACGTGCAGGCCGGCATCGAGGCTGGCCTGCACACCGTGCTCGTCATGACGGGGATCAGCGACCAGGCCGAGATCGACAAGTACCCGTTCCGCCCGAGCGAGGTCATCGCCGGCGTGCACGAGCTCCTGCACACGGAGCCGTACGAGGTGGAGATCTAG
- a CDS encoding TetR/AcrR family transcriptional regulator C-terminal domain-containing protein, translating into MLVDQDSRATPDGPSAAPRRRRGRPNVLSRDQVVDAATVIANQEGLDRLSFRALGAALGVAPMTVHRTIGGLDDLHAELVRRTVDEFTATFVWPEDWRAVVRVFATTFRDLLIRHPLVLESHSSRAPLASSESDAVVATVVGALRSAGLSDTEAMYAFFVVYDFVVGHTAVQVGRGDSEAGRPERHRLVGEVLGEHSYEARFALGIDVLLAGIEARVAG; encoded by the coding sequence GTGCTCGTCGACCAGGACTCCCGTGCCACCCCGGACGGTCCCTCGGCAGCGCCCCGGCGTCGCCGCGGCCGGCCGAACGTGCTCTCGCGCGACCAGGTCGTCGACGCCGCCACCGTGATCGCGAACCAGGAGGGGCTCGACCGGCTGTCCTTCCGCGCACTCGGAGCGGCACTCGGCGTCGCCCCGATGACGGTCCACCGCACCATCGGCGGGCTCGACGACCTGCACGCCGAACTCGTCCGACGCACCGTCGACGAGTTCACCGCCACCTTCGTCTGGCCGGAGGACTGGCGCGCCGTGGTCCGGGTCTTCGCCACCACCTTCCGCGACCTGCTCATCCGGCACCCGCTCGTCCTCGAGTCGCACAGCAGCCGGGCGCCGCTCGCCTCGTCGGAGTCCGACGCCGTCGTCGCGACCGTCGTCGGGGCCCTCCGCTCCGCCGGGTTGTCCGACACGGAGGCGATGTACGCGTTCTTCGTCGTCTACGACTTCGTCGTCGGGCACACCGCCGTGCAGGTCGGGCGCGGCGACTCCGAGGCGGGGCGTCCGGAGCGGCACCGCCTGGTCGGGGAGGTCCTGGGCGAGCACTCGTACGAGGCACGGTTCGCCCTCGGGATCGATGTGCTCCTCGCGGGCATCGAGGCGCGTGTCGCCGGCTGA
- a CDS encoding TrmH family RNA methyltransferase, whose amino-acid sequence MPEPSPAFPPTHEATTHGVGPHPRPWPDGPQYDPELLEHGDTRNVVDRFRYWSMAAIVADLDTRRHTFDVAIENWQHDLNIGSIVRSANAFLAGTVHIIGRRRWNRRGAMVTDRYQHVRHHEDVAAFLRVMRDEGRPVIAIDNTPGADRIETADVPERCVFLFGQEGPGLTDEAVAGADGHLEITQFGSTRSINASAAAAIVMHSWVVRHAELPG is encoded by the coding sequence CTGCCGGAGCCGTCTCCGGCGTTCCCGCCCACCCACGAGGCGACGACGCACGGCGTCGGACCGCACCCGCGGCCGTGGCCGGACGGGCCGCAGTACGACCCGGAACTGCTTGAACACGGGGACACCCGCAACGTCGTCGACCGCTTCCGCTACTGGTCGATGGCGGCGATCGTCGCCGACCTCGACACCCGCCGGCACACCTTCGACGTGGCGATCGAGAACTGGCAGCACGACCTCAACATCGGGTCGATCGTCCGGAGCGCCAACGCGTTCCTGGCCGGGACCGTGCACATCATCGGGCGCCGCCGCTGGAACCGCCGCGGGGCGATGGTGACCGACCGGTACCAGCACGTCCGGCACCACGAGGACGTCGCCGCGTTCCTCCGGGTGATGCGGGACGAGGGACGGCCCGTCATCGCGATCGACAACACCCCGGGGGCCGACCGCATCGAGACCGCCGACGTGCCCGAGCGCTGTGTGTTCCTGTTCGGGCAGGAGGGGCCGGGGCTCACGGACGAGGCGGTCGCGGGCGCCGACGGGCACCTCGAGATCACCCAGTTCGGGTCGACGCGGAGCATCAATGCCTCGGCCGCGGCGGCGATCGTCATGCACAGCTGGGTCGTCCGGCACGCGGAGCTGCCGGGCTGA
- a CDS encoding LacI family DNA-binding transcriptional regulator, which translates to MGNTKPATIYDVAARAGVSKSLVSLVLQRSPRVSEQRRAAVLAAIQELDYRPSTAAVSLAGTRSRTIGVVLDDFRNQWFVDLLTGLREALQDQGHRLVVADRFLNTGLDVSPVEGFLSMRVEGLVIAGEPDTDLAIPASTPVVVAGGRAALARADTVANDDLAGGRMAAEHLIGLGHTRLGFVGGRSAASDARLEGWRAAIDAASPTDVTGVAVVLAADVTEETGFTGTHRLLDEHPEVTAVFAANDVTALGAMSAIADRGLRVPEDISVIGYDDTPIAASRYVGLTSIDDRSIDIGRGAGVRLLERIADPGLTPTEVLVEPRLVARRTTAQR; encoded by the coding sequence ATGGGGAACACCAAGCCCGCGACGATCTACGACGTCGCCGCTCGTGCGGGGGTGTCGAAGTCGCTCGTGTCCCTCGTGCTGCAGCGGTCCCCGCGGGTGAGCGAGCAGCGTCGAGCGGCTGTCCTCGCGGCGATCCAGGAGCTGGACTACCGGCCGTCGACCGCTGCGGTGTCACTCGCCGGCACCCGGTCCCGCACGATCGGCGTCGTGCTCGACGACTTCCGGAACCAGTGGTTCGTCGACCTGCTCACCGGCCTCCGCGAAGCACTGCAGGACCAGGGGCACCGCCTCGTCGTCGCCGACCGCTTCCTCAACACCGGGCTCGATGTCTCCCCCGTCGAGGGGTTCCTGTCCATGCGCGTCGAGGGGCTCGTCATCGCCGGGGAGCCGGACACCGACCTCGCGATCCCGGCGAGCACACCCGTCGTCGTCGCCGGCGGTCGGGCAGCACTCGCTCGAGCGGACACGGTCGCGAACGACGACCTCGCCGGCGGGCGCATGGCTGCGGAGCACCTCATCGGGCTCGGCCACACGCGGCTCGGTTTCGTGGGGGGACGATCGGCGGCGAGCGACGCCCGGCTCGAGGGCTGGCGCGCCGCCATCGACGCAGCGTCGCCGACCGACGTGACCGGGGTGGCGGTGGTGCTCGCCGCCGACGTCACCGAGGAGACCGGGTTCACCGGGACGCACCGCCTCCTCGACGAACACCCCGAGGTGACCGCGGTGTTCGCCGCGAACGACGTGACCGCGCTCGGCGCGATGTCCGCGATCGCCGACCGGGGCCTCCGCGTGCCCGAGGACATCTCGGTGATCGGGTACGACGACACCCCGATCGCGGCCTCGCGCTACGTGGGCCTGACGAGCATCGACGACCGGAGCATCGACATCGGCCGCGGTGCCGGGGTGCGGCTGCTCGAACGGATCGCGGACCCGGGGCTGACCCCCACCGAGGTCCTGGTCGAGCCCCGACTCGTCGCCCGCAGGACGACCGCGCAACGGTAG